One stretch of Rattus norvegicus strain BN/NHsdMcwi chromosome 12, GRCr8, whole genome shotgun sequence DNA includes these proteins:
- the Pilrb2l4 gene encoding paired immunoglobulin-like type 2 receptor beta isoform X3 produces MSAHCGFRFSLSFPGNSAGYQKTQDYGVNQPEQLTGIQGGSIEIPFSFYFPWELAKDPQMSIAWRWKVFFGEVIYNSTLLFLHEHFKGRLIMNWTQGQTSGVLRILNLKANDQSTYFSRIFLQATEGMKLWQSRAGTKLIIHGTKRIWVLCVAALFPSTFLCCSPQPHFLKSLSTTMASPSIIPSAVPTAGLENTRGQRNPSLLNLGAMVGMVMAKVVVIIPLYGWVIFLWWKQRTAE; encoded by the exons ATGTCTGCACACTG TGGCTTCAGattctccctgtccttcccaggGAATTCAGCAGGATATCAAAAAACGCAGGACTAtggtgtcaaccaaccagaacagCTCACTGGAATCCAAGGCGGCTCCATCGAGATCCCCTTCTCATTCTACTTCCCCTGGGAGTTGGCCAAGGATCCACAGATGAGCATAGCCTGGAGATGGAAGGTATTCTTTGGGGAAGTCATCTACAACTCCACCCTGCTTTTCCTTCATGAGCATTTTAAGGGCCGGCTCATCATGAATTGGACACAGGGTCAGACATCAGGAGTCCTCAGAATCCTGAACTTAAAGGCGAATGACCAGTCCACATACTTCAGCCGAATTTTTCTGCAAGCCACAGAAGGCATGAAGTTGTGGCAGTCTAGAGCTGGAACCAAACTCATCATTCATG GGACCAAGAGAATCTGGGTCCTGTGTGTTGCTGCATTGTTTCCTTCAACTTTTCTCTGTTGCTCCCCACAAccccactttttaaaat CTCTCAGTACTACCATGGCGAGCCCCTCCATCATCCCCTCTGCAGTCCCCACAGCTGGCCTGGAGAACACAAGGGGCCAGAGGAATCCATCACTGCTGAACTTGGGAGCCATGGTTGGGATGGTCATGGCCAAAGTTGTGGTCATCATCCCCCTCTATGGATGGGTGATCTTCCTGTGGTGGAAGCAAAG GACAGCAGAGTAA
- the Pilrb2l4 gene encoding paired immunoglobulin-like type 2 receptor beta isoform X4: MALLVSLPEQNLAMAWILLLLLLAACLHTGNSAGYQKTQDYGVNQPEQLTGIQGGSIEIPFSFYFPWELAKDPQMSIAWRWKVFFGEVIYNSTLLFLHEHFKGRLIMNWTQGQTSGVLRILNLKANDQSTYFSRIFLQATEGMKLWQSRAGTKLIIHALSTTMASPSIIPSAVPTAGLENTRGQRNPSLLNLGAMVGMVMAKVVVIIPLYGWVIFLWWKQRTAE, from the exons ATGGCCCTGCTGGTCTCACTTCCTGAACAGAATCTGGCTATGGCTTGGATCCTCCTTCTTCTGCTGTTGGCAGCATGTCTGCACACTG gGAATTCAGCAGGATATCAAAAAACGCAGGACTAtggtgtcaaccaaccagaacagCTCACTGGAATCCAAGGCGGCTCCATCGAGATCCCCTTCTCATTCTACTTCCCCTGGGAGTTGGCCAAGGATCCACAGATGAGCATAGCCTGGAGATGGAAGGTATTCTTTGGGGAAGTCATCTACAACTCCACCCTGCTTTTCCTTCATGAGCATTTTAAGGGCCGGCTCATCATGAATTGGACACAGGGTCAGACATCAGGAGTCCTCAGAATCCTGAACTTAAAGGCGAATGACCAGTCCACATACTTCAGCCGAATTTTTCTGCAAGCCACAGAAGGCATGAAGTTGTGGCAGTCTAGAGCTGGAACCAAACTCATCATTCATG CTCTCAGTACTACCATGGCGAGCCCCTCCATCATCCCCTCTGCAGTCCCCACAGCTGGCCTGGAGAACACAAGGGGCCAGAGGAATCCATCACTGCTGAACTTGGGAGCCATGGTTGGGATGGTCATGGCCAAAGTTGTGGTCATCATCCCCCTCTATGGATGGGTGATCTTCCTGTGGTGGAAGCAAAG GACAGCAGAGTAA
- the Pilrb2l4 gene encoding paired immunoglobulin-like type 2 receptor beta-2 isoform X7 has product MALLVSLPEQNLAMAWILLLLLLAACLHTGNSAGYQKTQDYGVNQPEQLTGIQGGSIEIPFSFYFPWELAKDPQMSIAWRWKLSVLPWRAPPSSPLQSPQLAWRTQGARGIHHC; this is encoded by the exons ATGGCCCTGCTGGTCTCACTTCCTGAACAGAATCTGGCTATGGCTTGGATCCTCCTTCTTCTGCTGTTGGCAGCATGTCTGCACACTG gGAATTCAGCAGGATATCAAAAAACGCAGGACTAtggtgtcaaccaaccagaacagCTCACTGGAATCCAAGGCGGCTCCATCGAGATCCCCTTCTCATTCTACTTCCCCTGGGAGTTGGCCAAGGATCCACAGATGAGCATAGCCTGGAGATGGAAG CTCTCAGTACTACCATGGCGAGCCCCTCCATCATCCCCTCTGCAGTCCCCACAGCTGGCCTGGAGAACACAAGGGGCCAGAGGAATCCATCACTGCTGA
- the Pilrb2l4 gene encoding paired immunoglobulin-like type 2 receptor beta isoform X5: protein MALLVSLPEQNLAMAWILLLLLLAACLHTAGYQKTQDYGVNQPEQLTGIQGGSIEIPFSFYFPWELAKDPQMSIAWRWKVFFGEVIYNSTLLFLHEHFKGRLIMNWTQGQTSGVLRILNLKANDQSTYFSRIFLQATEGMKLWQSRAGTKLIIHALSTTMASPSIIPSAVPTAGLENTRGQRNPSLLNLGAMVGMVMAKVVVIIPLYGWVIFLWWKQRTAE from the exons ATGGCCCTGCTGGTCTCACTTCCTGAACAGAATCTGGCTATGGCTTGGATCCTCCTTCTTCTGCTGTTGGCAGCATGTCTGCACACTG CAGGATATCAAAAAACGCAGGACTAtggtgtcaaccaaccagaacagCTCACTGGAATCCAAGGCGGCTCCATCGAGATCCCCTTCTCATTCTACTTCCCCTGGGAGTTGGCCAAGGATCCACAGATGAGCATAGCCTGGAGATGGAAGGTATTCTTTGGGGAAGTCATCTACAACTCCACCCTGCTTTTCCTTCATGAGCATTTTAAGGGCCGGCTCATCATGAATTGGACACAGGGTCAGACATCAGGAGTCCTCAGAATCCTGAACTTAAAGGCGAATGACCAGTCCACATACTTCAGCCGAATTTTTCTGCAAGCCACAGAAGGCATGAAGTTGTGGCAGTCTAGAGCTGGAACCAAACTCATCATTCATG CTCTCAGTACTACCATGGCGAGCCCCTCCATCATCCCCTCTGCAGTCCCCACAGCTGGCCTGGAGAACACAAGGGGCCAGAGGAATCCATCACTGCTGAACTTGGGAGCCATGGTTGGGATGGTCATGGCCAAAGTTGTGGTCATCATCCCCCTCTATGGATGGGTGATCTTCCTGTGGTGGAAGCAAAG GACAGCAGAGTAA
- the Pilrb2l4 gene encoding paired immunoglobulin-like type 2 receptor beta isoform X1: MALLVSLPEQNLAMAWILLLLLLAACLHTGNSAGYQKTQDYGVNQPEQLTGIQGGSIEIPFSFYFPWELAKDPQMSIAWRWKVFFGEVIYNSTLLFLHEHFKGRLIMNWTQGQTSGVLRILNLKANDQSTYFSRIFLQATEGMKLWQSRAGTKLIIHGTKRIWVLCVAALFPSTFLCCSPQPHFLKSLSTTMASPSIIPSAVPTAGLENTRGQRNPSLLNLGAMVGMVMAKVVVIIPLYGWVIFLWWKQRTAE; this comes from the exons ATGGCCCTGCTGGTCTCACTTCCTGAACAGAATCTGGCTATGGCTTGGATCCTCCTTCTTCTGCTGTTGGCAGCATGTCTGCACACTG gGAATTCAGCAGGATATCAAAAAACGCAGGACTAtggtgtcaaccaaccagaacagCTCACTGGAATCCAAGGCGGCTCCATCGAGATCCCCTTCTCATTCTACTTCCCCTGGGAGTTGGCCAAGGATCCACAGATGAGCATAGCCTGGAGATGGAAGGTATTCTTTGGGGAAGTCATCTACAACTCCACCCTGCTTTTCCTTCATGAGCATTTTAAGGGCCGGCTCATCATGAATTGGACACAGGGTCAGACATCAGGAGTCCTCAGAATCCTGAACTTAAAGGCGAATGACCAGTCCACATACTTCAGCCGAATTTTTCTGCAAGCCACAGAAGGCATGAAGTTGTGGCAGTCTAGAGCTGGAACCAAACTCATCATTCATG GGACCAAGAGAATCTGGGTCCTGTGTGTTGCTGCATTGTTTCCTTCAACTTTTCTCTGTTGCTCCCCACAAccccactttttaaaat CTCTCAGTACTACCATGGCGAGCCCCTCCATCATCCCCTCTGCAGTCCCCACAGCTGGCCTGGAGAACACAAGGGGCCAGAGGAATCCATCACTGCTGAACTTGGGAGCCATGGTTGGGATGGTCATGGCCAAAGTTGTGGTCATCATCCCCCTCTATGGATGGGTGATCTTCCTGTGGTGGAAGCAAAG GACAGCAGAGTAA
- the Pilrb2l4 gene encoding paired immunoglobulin-like type 2 receptor beta-2 isoform X6, with translation MSAHCRISKNAGLWCQPTRTAHWNPRRLHRDPLLILLPLGVGQGSTDEHSLEMEALSTTMASPSIIPSAVPTAGLENTRGQRNPSLLNLGAMVGMVMAKVVVIIPLYGWVIFLWWKQRTAE, from the exons ATGTCTGCACACTG CAGGATATCAAAAAACGCAGGACTAtggtgtcaaccaaccagaacagCTCACTGGAATCCAAGGCGGCTCCATCGAGATCCCCTTCTCATTCTACTTCCCCTGGGAGTTGGCCAAGGATCCACAGATGAGCATAGCCTGGAGATGGAAG CTCTCAGTACTACCATGGCGAGCCCCTCCATCATCCCCTCTGCAGTCCCCACAGCTGGCCTGGAGAACACAAGGGGCCAGAGGAATCCATCACTGCTGAACTTGGGAGCCATGGTTGGGATGGTCATGGCCAAAGTTGTGGTCATCATCCCCCTCTATGGATGGGTGATCTTCCTGTGGTGGAAGCAAAG GACAGCAGAGTAA
- the Pilrb2l4 gene encoding paired immunoglobulin-like type 2 receptor beta isoform X2 translates to MALLVSLPEQNLAMAWILLLLLLAACLHTAGYQKTQDYGVNQPEQLTGIQGGSIEIPFSFYFPWELAKDPQMSIAWRWKVFFGEVIYNSTLLFLHEHFKGRLIMNWTQGQTSGVLRILNLKANDQSTYFSRIFLQATEGMKLWQSRAGTKLIIHGTKRIWVLCVAALFPSTFLCCSPQPHFLKSLSTTMASPSIIPSAVPTAGLENTRGQRNPSLLNLGAMVGMVMAKVVVIIPLYGWVIFLWWKQRTAE, encoded by the exons ATGGCCCTGCTGGTCTCACTTCCTGAACAGAATCTGGCTATGGCTTGGATCCTCCTTCTTCTGCTGTTGGCAGCATGTCTGCACACTG CAGGATATCAAAAAACGCAGGACTAtggtgtcaaccaaccagaacagCTCACTGGAATCCAAGGCGGCTCCATCGAGATCCCCTTCTCATTCTACTTCCCCTGGGAGTTGGCCAAGGATCCACAGATGAGCATAGCCTGGAGATGGAAGGTATTCTTTGGGGAAGTCATCTACAACTCCACCCTGCTTTTCCTTCATGAGCATTTTAAGGGCCGGCTCATCATGAATTGGACACAGGGTCAGACATCAGGAGTCCTCAGAATCCTGAACTTAAAGGCGAATGACCAGTCCACATACTTCAGCCGAATTTTTCTGCAAGCCACAGAAGGCATGAAGTTGTGGCAGTCTAGAGCTGGAACCAAACTCATCATTCATG GGACCAAGAGAATCTGGGTCCTGTGTGTTGCTGCATTGTTTCCTTCAACTTTTCTCTGTTGCTCCCCACAAccccactttttaaaat CTCTCAGTACTACCATGGCGAGCCCCTCCATCATCCCCTCTGCAGTCCCCACAGCTGGCCTGGAGAACACAAGGGGCCAGAGGAATCCATCACTGCTGAACTTGGGAGCCATGGTTGGGATGGTCATGGCCAAAGTTGTGGTCATCATCCCCCTCTATGGATGGGTGATCTTCCTGTGGTGGAAGCAAAG GACAGCAGAGTAA